The segment GCAAGAGAGTCTGTACTGACAAATCGTTAATTTAACTTTTGCTGTAATTTTTTGCGAGCAAGGATAGCCGGTTGAAACGTCGGGTCAAGTTCAACAGCTTTGTTATAAGACTTGAGGGCTTCTTCATAGCGCTGAGTTTGTTCTTGAACCAAACCTCTATTTAGCCAAGCAGCCGGATCTTTGGGTTCAATTTCCACTGCTTTATCTAAACCTGCCAATGCTTCATCATTGCGTTTCAGTTCAGCAAGAGCAAGACTTCTTCCCACCCAAGATTTACTATCTTTTGGCTCAATTTTTACAGCTTGATTAAAAGCAGAAAGAGCCTCAACCGACCTTTTTGTTTGTAATAAAGCAAAACCTTTCTCGCGGAATGCTGGATAAAACTGGTCTTGAATTTGTAGGGCTTTATCGTAGGATTTGATAGCTTCATCAAAGCGGCCATTAGCAATCAACAGTGAGCCGCGATTATGCCAAGTTAGATAAGATTTAGGCCGAATTTCTAAAGCTTTATCAAAGGCTTTGAGGGCTTCATTTGGCCGGCGTAAAAGCATCAGTGTATTGCCTTTATTAATCCAAGCCGGGAAAAAATCGGCTTTAATACCAATGGCTTCATCAAAAACTTTCAGGGCTTCTTCGGGACGTTGCAACTTATTTAAAATCCGACCGCTATTAATTCGAGATTGGAGATTGTTGGGGTCAAGTTTGAGCGTATCATTAGAAGAGGCGAGGGCTTCTTCGTAGGCTCTTTGGGCATCTTGCCGGCGTTGCAAATATTCCAAAGCTAAACCGCGATTTTCCCAGGCTTCGGGGTCATTCGGTTTAATTTGCCGGGCTTTTTCAAAAGTATCCAGGGCATCTTGATACTTTTGGAGGCCAATAAATGCCAGGCCGATTTTGTTTAAAGCCACCACATTATTCGGGTCAATTTCTAAGGCTTTTCTATGGGCATTTAAAGCATCTTGATATCGTTGCAAAATATAAAAGCTTTCGCCTTGATTGTTCCAAAATTTGGGATTATTTGGCGCAAGTTCACTAGCTTTTTGATAGGCGGATAAAGCTGATTCATAGCGTTCTAAAAGAAATAAGGCATCGCCGCGAATTTTCCAGGCTTGAGCATCGCGTTCATTTTGAGCCAGGGCTTTGTCAGCAACGGTAAGGGCTTCTTCGGGTTTTTCGGCATCCAAAAATTGATTGGCAGCCGTTAAGTTATCTGTACGAGGGAATAGAAAAAAACCTCCAACCACGAAGCCGGTTAGGATCATCAATGCCAAAAGATAGCTAAATTTTTTATTTTTAGATGGCGGAATCAGACTATCGACAACGGTTTCTTGTGAAACGGTGGATGCGGCTGCTGGAGTTGTCAAATTTTGGGAAACTGTGGAAGTATGGGGCGGTAAAGTCAGGGGAAGGCTATCGTTGAGAGAATCGCGCTTAATTTGAGTTTCCTCTGTGAAAAAACTTGATATCTTAGCTAAATCAAGGAGAACTTCACCGGCAGATTGATAGCGTTCAATAAAATGATAACGCACCATTTTGTCTAAAATATTGGCGAGAAACTCGTTAATAGAAACTTGAGGACGCCACAGCGGATCGCCGGTTTGGGCATTTTGGGGAAGTTGTGAAGGTAAAATGCCGGTTAAGGCTTGAATACTCATCATTCCCAGCGCGTAAATATCACTGTTTGGGCGCGGTTGACCGGCCAGTTGTTCGCTAGGCATATAACCGGGCGTGCCAATAGCAACTGTAAAACCGTCGTTGACTCCTTGACTGGTGACTTGTTTAACTGCCCCAAAATCAATTAATACTAATTTTTTGTCATAAAAGCGGCGAATAATATTAGAAGGTTTGATATCGCGGTGAATAACATTTTGTTGGTGAACAAAGGCTAAAACGGTTAAAATATCTTGTAAAATTGCTATAACTTCAGTCTCGCTTAAACAGTTGCCTTTTTTGATTTCCTGACAAAGAGGCTGGCCTTCAATACAATCTTGGACTAAATAAAATTCTCCATCTTCTTCAAAGTGAGCGAAGAGGCGGGGAATTTGGTCATGTTTCCCTAAGCGATGCAAAACTGTTGCTTCGGTGTCAAACAATCTTCTGGCGGTTTCGAGGGTTTGCGGATCTTGTGTTTGGGGTTTAAATTGTTTGACTACACACCGGGGGTTGTCTGGCAGTTGTAAATCTTCCGCAACATAGGTTTGACCAAAAGCTCCTCCTCCCAAGGCGCTTAAAATTTTATACCGTCCAGCCAGTATTTTTCCGAGTAGAGTGTCCATGTGTTTGAGGGGTCGAGCCTGCCGGCCACAAGGCTTTAGCCAGCAATAATTTAAGAAGCTTCTGGGGCTTCGTCATTATTTACTTTATCTTGAATTTTGATGTTTTTGGGAATGCCGGCCGGTGGGGGAAGGGTGAGCCGGCTTGTTTGAAGTTTTTTTATGAAGTTTGATACAATACGCGCCTATTGCCGGTTTCTCTGAAAAATCACAGTTTTAAACTAGACAGCCACTTCAGAAACCCAATTTCTAAGCTCGACACTAAGAAGTTGAAAAAAAGCGTTAGCAAGTGCAGTGGCAATATCGGCCCTCATACATAAAATAAACCCGGCTTATTTTAAAAACCGGGTTCCTGTTAATTTTATTTAATTTTAAATCCCTATTCAAAACCGGATCTAAATTTTATTAAACCGCTTTATTGGCGCGGTTTATTGCTTGATAGAGATTCCTCGGCGACTTCCCCATTCTTCAGCTTTAGAAATCGCTATCCGAATGGCTTTTCCTTCGTCGTAATGCTCCTCTTGCAACAAAGCATTAGCAATTTCTATCGCTTTTTCTCTCACTTCGGGGGAGAGATTTTTCATTGAAGCAGGATACTCTTTTTCAGTCCAAGGCATTGTTACCGCCTTTCCTTATTGGAACGAATCAAAAAATGATTGGGGGGAGAATGGTATCTTTGGTTTCGAGGCTGTTATTCGGGTTCAAAATTTTTCGTTCACCCGCTAACCTTTCCCCCCAGCCCATTGTTTTTTCCAGCGATTAAGCGCGTTGAGTTAACAAACCCCAAATGAACAAAATCAAAACAGCACCTAAAACCGCAAAAGCAATACTAGGAATGCTCAACGCTGCATAGGATGCACCCCCACTCGTTCCTAAGAGCATACTACCAAGATAGCCACCTACAACTGCACCCAAAATTCCTAAACCGGTTGTGGCAAGAAATCCGCCACCTTGATGACCTGGATAAATTGCTTTGGCAAGGGCGCCGGCAATCAGACCTAAAATAACCCAAGCTAGAATTCCCATCTCATTTCCTCCAGTAACTTAAACTGTTTTGTTGTTGTTTGTCTTATCTTTCTACACAATATCAGCAGTTTTATACGATTAACCTCTACCACAAGTCAGAAATCAAAAGAAATAATGCTTTGAATATTATTCACAATAAAAACTTTCACCGCTCTGCCAAAAGATAGAGCAAAAATGTCGCGGTTTCTGATAGAAGAATTTTTTGGCTGTTTTTCTAAGCTTTCTATCTATTTTAGAGCAGAAATTATTATTTGATTGAGCAGCGACTCTTAGGAGTTTGTTTAGTTTGCACGTCTGGCTTATTGGCGCAGGCTTCTTCCCTGAAATCCGCGCTTTCTGTGGTAGATATGGCTGAATTGAATTTCTGAGTCCGTTTGCCTTTACAATGACAAAAATACTTTTATCTCTCACCAAAACAGCGACTAAAAATGAAACTAAGCCTTTGCATGATTGTCAAAAATGAAGAAGCCACACTACGCGATTGTCTCCATAGTGTTAAAGATGTGGTAGACGAAATGGTGGTTTTAGACACCGGCTCTACAGATCGCACGGTGGAAATTGCCCAAGAATTGGGAGCCAATGTCTATTTTTTTGAGTGGTGTAATGATTTTGCTGTTGCTCGCAATGAGGCGCTGCGTTTTGTCACCGGCGATTGGGTAATTGTACTGGATGCAGATGAAAAACTTAAACCAGAAATTGTGCCGCTGATGAGACAAGCCATGCAAAATGAGCAGTGTATCCTCATTAATTTAATTCGTCACGAAGTCGGCGCCGCTCAGTCTCCTTACTCGATGGTGTCGCGTTTGTTTCGCCATCATCCCGAACTTTATTTTACTCACCCCTATCATGCAATGGTTGATGATAGTGTGGCGGAACTGTTAGAAAAACAGCCTAACTGGCAAATTTTAGAACTCGCAGAAGTTGCTATCTCTCACGAAGGTTACACCGAACAAGCAATCGGTGCCCAAAATAAATTTAACCGGGCTGCTTCGGCAATGGAAGCTTATTTATCTCAGTATCCCAATGATCCCTACACTTGCAGTAAATTGGGTGCTTTGTATGTCAGAAGTGGCAAAATTGAGCGGGGAATTCAATTACTAGAAATTGGTTTGCGCGGGGTTCCTTCTTGGCGAACACGAAAACCTGTTGAGGTGCCGGTGCTTTATGAACTCCATTATCATTTAGGCATTGCTTACAGCCGCATTGGGAAAGCTTCTCAGGCAAAGTCTCATTATTTAGCCGCAATGGAAATGCCGGTTTTACCTTATATTAAACTGGGAACTTATAATAATTATGGCAATTTGTTGCTGGAAACCGGCGACATCACCGGCGCGATAATTGCTTATACAACGGTTTTAGAACTTGACCCGACTTTGGCAACGGCTCATTTTAATTTAGGCATTGCTTACAAAGATAAAGGCCAGTTACAAGATGCCATAAAGTGCTACCGGCAAGCAATTGCTCTCAATCCCAACTTTGCTGAAGCTTATCAAAACTTAGGCGTTGCTTTACTGAAAGCCGGCAATGTTTTTGAAAGTTTAGACACTTTTCGAGAAGCCATAACTCGCTATGAAGAACAACAGTCACCCGCAGCCGCTAAGTTGCGCCAAAGCTTAAAAGAAATGGGGTTAAGAATTTAAGAATTAAAAACCCGGTTTATTAAACAAATCGGGTTTTAACCACAACTATATCGCCCAGTAAAAATCTTTTTCCCTAGAGAGTCATGTACCCCTTAACATAGATTTATCGGTGTAGCCTATCTTGTTCTCCAGATACTTTAAGAATTTTTCAAGCTTCTAAACCCGCCACCTTTGGCGAACTGTTGCCTCGATTTTTATAGCTTAAACCTCAATCCCTGAGAAATTAAATCAGCATTTTTTCAAAGGCTGATCAATTTTTGGCCGCCCTGGCGGGTAATATTTAACATTTTCTTCCTTGTTATTTTCGTTGTTCTCTGTATTTCTCAACAATCACCCCAAATAGCTTTGGAAGCGGGATCACCCCTAAAAGCACGATCCCCAGCCTGTAGATTTGACACTCATTAAAATCATTGACATAATAAAAAAAAGATAAAGCTCAGCTTTGCCGAAGCAAATTCCTGTGAAAATCACTTTAAAGTTAAATTCTTCAATTCAGGGTGCAAATACTTGTAAATTTGGCTACTTATTCTTTTTTGAGTTGCCTTTCCAAAAAACCTAGCAAAACATAGAGAGTTTAAAATGAACAGCGAAAAAATTCGTTGCCCCAACTGTGGTGATCATGCTGAGCGAGATTACGTTCTTGCTCATCATTTAAGGCGCACTCAATGCAATAGCTGTGATTATTTAATGATTACTTGCTCACTCACCGGCAAAGTCATCGAAGCCTACGCCCCCGGCATCAAAGCTAGTCGGTAACTCGATGACATCGCTTTAAACCAAGTAGAATAATATCTATAGCTTTTTAAATACTTAGCTATACCAAAAACCCGGTTTCTGTAAAAAACCGGGTTTTTAAAAGCTGTTAAACTGTACTTTAAAAATAGCAATCAAACCGGCCTAAGATTTCATAGCCCGTAATTGTCCGCACGCCGCATCCGCCTCTAAACCGCGAGAATAGCGTACACTCACCGCCACATTATACTCCTCCAAAACCTTCACAAACTGATAAATACGGTCTTTTGATGGTCGCTGATAATCCACCTCATTAATAGGATTATAAGGAATCAAATTCACATGACATTGAAACCCCCGCATAAGTTCAGCCAGTTCTTCTGCGTGTTCTGGCAAATCATTTACACCCGCCAGCAAAATATATTCAAACGTTAATCTTCGCCCCGTAATCTTCACATATTCCCGACATTCTGCCATCAACTCATCCAGCGGATAACGCAGCGCACTCGGAATTAATTTTTCCCGCAAAACTTGATTAGAAGCGTGTAAACTTACCGCCAAAGTCACTTGTAATTTATGTTCTGCCAATTCCAGAATGCGGTGGCGAATTCCCACAGTCGAAACCGTCATATTTCGCTGGCCAATTCCCACATCTTCATTCAAAGAACGTAACGCCACCAACACATTCTCAGTATTAAGCAACGGTTCCCCCATCCCCATAAACACAACATTACTCACCCTGCGGCCAAAATCTTCCTGTACCGTTAACACTTGATCGACAATTTCATGGGCAGCCAAATTGCGTTTAAAACCACCCTTGCCGGTGGCACAAAAATCGCACCCCATCGGACAACCAACCTGCGAAGAAACACAAACCGTCAAGCGTTTTTCTGTAGGAATTCCCACCGCTTCAATAATTTGATTATCCGCCAACTTGAGCAAATATTTTACCGTTTCATCGCCTGCTTGCGAACGATAATAAATACTCGACCGGCCAATCGCCACCTCTGCCATACTTTCCCGCCATTGCTTAGGAAATACCGTAATGTCTCCTAAAGATCGCGCTCCTTTTTGATATATCCACTGGTGCAACTGCTGCCCCCGATAGGCCGGCTGTCCTTGTTGTTGCACCCATTCTTTTAATTCCGGTTGAGAAAGACCTAATAAAGCCACCATAGGATTTCTGATTTTAGATGTTAGATTTTCAATTTTATTCAATGGGGAAATGGTGATTTTTTTGTTCCCATTTTTTTTTATTTTAGCATCACCTGTAGGGTAGTTGATAGGCTAATAAAACTTTGCCGGCCCCCTGTGGGCAACACCGGCCATTTCAGAGTAGTCAGACAGCCTTACATTACTTTACTTTTTGGCTGATAGGAATCTCAATTTGAAACTCAGAACCTTCTCCCGGTTGAGAAATACATCTCAAAACACCGCCATGCTTTTGAGCTACAATTTGATAGCTAATTGATAATCCCAATCCTGTCCCTTGACCCACAGCTTTTGTGGTGAAAAATGGATCAAACAACCTTGTTTTTACAGCATCAGTAATGCCCGTGCCGTTATCTTTAATACAGATTATTACCCGATTTTTATCTATCAACTGCGTCTGAATCCAAATCGTAGGCATTACAGCCGCACTTACGTTAAAATTAGCATCAGCGTTCTCAGGAATATACCCCATGCGATAAAAATCACTTTTTTCTTTTAAAGCATCAATTGCATTACTAATCACATTCATAAACACCTGATTTAGCTGGCCGGCATAACACTCAACCTCCGGTAAATCTCCATATTCTTTAATTACTTGAATTCCCGGAAAATCAGCCTTAGCCTTGATCTTGCTCTGCAAAATTACCAGCGTACTCTCAATACCCTCGTGCAAATTAACCGGCTTCATTTCCGCTTCATCAAACCGCGAAAAATTTCGTAAGGTTTTAACAATTTGACAAATACGTTCTGCTCCTATTTTCATAGAAGAAATAATTTTTGGCAAATCTTCCACCATGAACTCCAAATCCATATCTTTGATGTAGGCATCAATCTCTGGATTTTTCTGATAATATTTTTGATACAGTAGAATTAAGTCCAGTAAATCCTGACTATAATTGCTGACATAATCCAGATTGCCATAAATAAAATTGACAGGATTGTTAATTTCGTGTGCTACCCCAGCCACCAATTGTCCCAAACTAGACATTTTTTCAGTTTGAATAAGCTGGGTTTGAGTTTCCTGTAACTCTTTCAGCATTTTGGCAAGCTGTTCAGCTTGAGCAAGCGCCGTCTCAGTTAATTCTTCCTGCCGGTCAAGCGCTGAACGCAACTCTATTTCTGCCTGTTTTCGCTGAGAAATATCCCTTAAAATAGCCACATATTCACAACCAAACTGGTGAGAACGGTCGGAAATCGTCACTTCAATAAACAGTGGTTGAATAATATTATTTAAAGTTTGCTCACACCGGCTCGGCCATTGAGCAGGCAAAGCCGGCAAATTTGGTAAAAACTCACTCACCAAGCGACCTACCAACCGATGAACCGGAAGTTTAAATAACTTCTCAGCCGCTGGATTTACCTGACTAATTAAACCGTTTTCATCCAGAACCA is part of the Ancylothrix sp. D3o genome and harbors:
- a CDS encoding tetratricopeptide repeat protein, giving the protein MKLSLCMIVKNEEATLRDCLHSVKDVVDEMVVLDTGSTDRTVEIAQELGANVYFFEWCNDFAVARNEALRFVTGDWVIVLDADEKLKPEIVPLMRQAMQNEQCILINLIRHEVGAAQSPYSMVSRLFRHHPELYFTHPYHAMVDDSVAELLEKQPNWQILELAEVAISHEGYTEQAIGAQNKFNRAASAMEAYLSQYPNDPYTCSKLGALYVRSGKIERGIQLLEIGLRGVPSWRTRKPVEVPVLYELHYHLGIAYSRIGKASQAKSHYLAAMEMPVLPYIKLGTYNNYGNLLLETGDITGAIIAYTTVLELDPTLATAHFNLGIAYKDKGQLQDAIKCYRQAIALNPNFAEAYQNLGVALLKAGNVFESLDTFREAITRYEEQQSPAAAKLRQSLKEMGLRI
- the rlmN gene encoding 23S rRNA (adenine(2503)-C(2))-methyltransferase RlmN, whose protein sequence is MVALLGLSQPELKEWVQQQGQPAYRGQQLHQWIYQKGARSLGDITVFPKQWRESMAEVAIGRSSIYYRSQAGDETVKYLLKLADNQIIEAVGIPTEKRLTVCVSSQVGCPMGCDFCATGKGGFKRNLAAHEIVDQVLTVQEDFGRRVSNVVFMGMGEPLLNTENVLVALRSLNEDVGIGQRNMTVSTVGIRHRILELAEHKLQVTLAVSLHASNQVLREKLIPSALRYPLDELMAECREYVKITGRRLTFEYILLAGVNDLPEHAEELAELMRGFQCHVNLIPYNPINEVDYQRPSKDRIYQFVKVLEEYNVAVSVRYSRGLEADAACGQLRAMKS
- a CDS encoding replication restart DNA helicase PriA, with product MNSEKIRCPNCGDHAERDYVLAHHLRRTQCNSCDYLMITCSLTGKVIEAYAPGIKASR
- a CDS encoding GlsB/YeaQ/YmgE family stress response membrane protein, encoding MGILAWVILGLIAGALAKAIYPGHQGGGFLATTGLGILGAVVGGYLGSMLLGTSGGASYAALSIPSIAFAVLGAVLILFIWGLLTQRA
- a CDS encoding serine/threonine-protein kinase; amino-acid sequence: MDTLLGKILAGRYKILSALGGGAFGQTYVAEDLQLPDNPRCVVKQFKPQTQDPQTLETARRLFDTEATVLHRLGKHDQIPRLFAHFEEDGEFYLVQDCIEGQPLCQEIKKGNCLSETEVIAILQDILTVLAFVHQQNVIHRDIKPSNIIRRFYDKKLVLIDFGAVKQVTSQGVNDGFTVAIGTPGYMPSEQLAGQPRPNSDIYALGMMSIQALTGILPSQLPQNAQTGDPLWRPQVSINEFLANILDKMVRYHFIERYQSAGEVLLDLAKISSFFTEETQIKRDSLNDSLPLTLPPHTSTVSQNLTTPAAASTVSQETVVDSLIPPSKNKKFSYLLALMILTGFVVGGFFLFPRTDNLTAANQFLDAEKPEEALTVADKALAQNERDAQAWKIRGDALFLLERYESALSAYQKASELAPNNPKFWNNQGESFYILQRYQDALNAHRKALEIDPNNVVALNKIGLAFIGLQKYQDALDTFEKARQIKPNDPEAWENRGLALEYLQRRQDAQRAYEEALASSNDTLKLDPNNLQSRINSGRILNKLQRPEEALKVFDEAIGIKADFFPAWINKGNTLMLLRRPNEALKAFDKALEIRPKSYLTWHNRGSLLIANGRFDEAIKSYDKALQIQDQFYPAFREKGFALLQTKRSVEALSAFNQAVKIEPKDSKSWVGRSLALAELKRNDEALAGLDKAVEIEPKDPAAWLNRGLVQEQTQRYEEALKSYNKAVELDPTFQPAILARKKLQQKLN